CTGGGTCTACTTCACATCACAAGCCTTTGTGCTGTGATTCTATTAGCTAGGGCCTAATGGCACAGTTTTTAGTGAAATTAGGAGACTTCTGAGCACTGGAGCTTTCTAAATGCACCCTATGGGCTTCCTAAAGAGGTGATGGTGGAGAATCAGGCAGTGTTTCCCCAGGACAAGCTGCCTTCACCTCATACTGAAGATCAGTCCCGGAGCTGGGTTTCTCTGTGAAGATTTCATTATCCCGGAGCAGCAGTGTCTACACAGACCAACGCCTGACAGGGGTGCAGTGCTGTGGGCAGGCTGTGACCTGGTGTCAGGGAGTGCTGCAGACTTGGCAGGACACCTCCTTGACCCCTTTCCACCCACACCTGTGGGCATCACCAGGACTTCATGCCCCTTATCCTGGCACCCACTTCCCTGCACCCTGGGGTCTATTACACTGAGTCACAGGGGCTCAGGGGTCAGCCCCAACCTGGGACAGGCCTCCAGCTGCCATAGTCCTTGGAGAGATGCTCCTCCTGTGATGGCTCCTTCATTTTGGGAGGGCTCTGCCTGGGATTAGGTCTCCCTTCACATAGGACAGAGGCTTGTGTCCCTGTCATCCTGCCAGGAGTTCTTCCTCTGCCTTGGGCAAGGGTCTTCCTTCCCAGGTGGGCGGCATGGCCTTATCCATTCATGGGTCCATTCTGTCCCTCTTCATTTCATGGTCTCCCAGAGCATCTCCTCTGCTCCAGGCCTGCAGCAGGGACAAGGATCCTCAGATAGGCATCTCTAATCTCAGGACACTCACATGGGGGTGTGATAGCACTGGGCACGGGGGAGACACAGAAGAGGTCAGCACAGAAAGTCAGCAGGGAGCCCAGGGTGGTCACAAGGTGCAGCCCCGACTCACCAGGCTGCTGTCCCTGCAGCTGGTCAAGACTGCCGACCTGGACCCTTCCCGGAACTACCTTGTTGGCTACCACCCTCATGGGATTGCAACTGTTGGAGCTTTTACCAACTTTTGCACGGATGGCACTGGTTTTTCCTCACTGTTCCCTGGGATCCGCTCACATCTGATGGTGCTGAACTTGTGTTTCTGGGCCCCTGTCTTCAGGGATTATATCATAATAAGCGGTgagtcttcccaaccctgggtaGCCCAGGTAGATGAGGTCTGCTGGCATGGGGGAGGGATTTTAAGGAGGGCTGCCAACTGTTCTGTACTTCTTGCAAGTGAGTGTGTAGTGGAGAAGGAAGCTAGACTCAAGGAAGCACTCCCCACAGCACTGCTCAGCGATCTGCTTGACTAGGGGTTGGCGAGACCTGAAAGACTCGGTCTGAGTCCTCAGAGAACTCCCAGCTGGGAACTAGAGTGGAGCCCAGCCCACATCCTCACCCACCATCCTGGCCCCCTTAAAACCACACttcatctttttcttcccttcaggGATGGTTGCTGCAGACAAGGAGAGTGCTTCTCACATTCTGAGCAGGGAAGGAGGTGGCAACCTGCTGGCCATCGTTGTTGGGGGCGTCCAGGAGGCACTGGATGCCAGGCCTGGAGGCTACAAGCTGGTGCTGCGGAACCGCAAGGGCTTCATCAGGCTCGCCCTGATGCATGGGTATTGGGAAGAGGGCTCTGGGTTCAACTGGAGATTGGCAAGGATTGTGTTTTGTTGGGAAGACAGCACAGATGAATACACATCCTATTTTGGCAGGGAGAGTCTCAATCCACTGACAGTGAAGATTCTGTGTTGGTGATCCATGTACTGTCTCATGCACAAATACCCAGAGAATGTTCTAGAAGGAATATCTTGTGAAGGGATTAAGTCTCAAAGGTCATATTGCTGAAAGTTTGCATTATATCTGAGACCTAGGGAATCTGGGACAATGGAGCTTGGGACATAGCTTAGAACTATTCTCCTATCTTTAAACATCTATGAAGAATACAAAActagctgggctggaagaagtttTTCCAGAAAGTTTGGAATTGTTTTATATCTGCAGCATTCTGGATTCACTAGCATGTTACAACTGTCAGACAGTGGCCCTGAGACAAGCCGGGTCCCGCTTACAGTCACAAAGCAAGGCCGTGGCAGATCTGGGACACACCTGAGGCCTCCTACTTTTGTCCCAGGGCTCTGTCCTCTCCTCCAGTTCCTGCTCACTGGGTCCCTTCAGGAAGCTAGTGACCAGCTTGTGCCTTCTTGCCCCTCCACGCGCCCTCTCTCCTGTCTCCCTCTAGGGCAGATCTGGTGCCGATCTTCTCCTTTGGGGAGAATGACATCTATGACCAGGTTGAGAACTCTCCCGGCACCTGGTTGCGCTGGTTCCAGGACGGACTTCAGAGGGTCACGAGAGGCTCCATCCTGCTCGTCTATGGCAGCTTTGGTCTTATGCCCTACCGCCGGCCCATCACCACTGTGGGTGAGCCTAGACCCGGGCTGAGAGCGGGGAAAGGGCTACAGAGCAAAAGGTGGGCTTATGCTGCAAGGGAATATGGACATAGACCAGTACACACTTGACTTTGTGGAGCACACTTTCTAGAGTGTTAAACAGATACACAGGCAAGTAACCCTGATGAAGGCAGTCTAGAATGAGCAGAGTAACAGGGGCACGAAGACCAGTAGCCACTACTGATCACTGAGCCCCTGCAGTGTGTAAGGCACTGCACTGGCTCCTCACATGCAGCAGCTCAGTTTTCACACAACTTTTGAAGTGGGACACTCATCTCCATTTTATTGATTGCAACTTGAGACATAGAGAAGATAAATCACTTCCAAAAGATCACCCTGGCCTTTGTAATAAAGTAGAGGTTTGATCAGGGTGTTTGACTTCTTATTGCACCAGAGAAGGAGAGTTTAATTCTGACCACAGGGTCTTATAAGGCTTATTGGAGAAGGTGAATACTAGGGAAGGGCATTCCAAGTCTGTTAGAATTATGTGTAAAGTAGCAGTTAGCAAGCTATGAAAGAGCGTCTGAGGCATGGACTTAACACCATCTTTTCAGCTATTTGATCATCTCATTTGCTTTCTTCCTGAACTCCAACTAGGTTCCGATGGCAAAGGTGTGTTCTTCTGCACTTACCCAGCCATTTCTTGAGTACAGGCAACGCCTCTGCCAAACTTTCTTTGTGTTGTGTGGTAATATTCTCATGCACGTTTATAGTGTTGCTGCCTCCAGACCATTCCCAAGAGAATAAGACATGACAGCTGCTTTCTGAGCCAAGTAGAGCCAGAGGGAGGAGGTTGATAGGACCTCCCATGTCTTCTCTGGAACAGGGAACTGCAGGCCAGCATGGAGGGAGGGGGGAAGAAGGACGATGTGGGCCACCTCCTCCCAGCCATACCGGCACTTCCGACATGGCATCTGAGACTCCCAGACCCACCTGTTCCTGAGGCTAAGAGCACATCCCCAGAGCTACATACAACCTGGCACTGATTGCTCctggctatgtgaccttgaacaagttacttaacctccctgagcctcattGCCTGAAAGGAATAATAGCAGGTTCTATCACCATAGGATTGGTAGGATGATATAGGAGATATGACATACAAATGCCAGCTGGTGGTATTGTTAACATATCAGAATCTTGGAGTTGCCTTAACATTTTTGAATCTATGACCCAAAATAGAATTGAAAGGGAGGGGGAAAGAGTGCATACTTGCTCAGATGACCATACTAGTGGGAACCCCGAGGGTCCCTGTGCCTTTAGGGGTTCCTGCTCTGGGCCACCAATCACATCTGTGTCTTGCAGTGGGGAAGCCTATCGAGGTGCAGAAGACACCTCATCCCTCtcaggaggaggtggacaggcTGCACCAGCACTACATGACGGAGCTGGAAAACCTCTTCGAAGCCCACAAGCTCAAGTACAACGTCCCCAGAGACCAACACTTGGAGTTCTACTGAGCGCCTCCCCAGAGAAGGGACTGCCTCAAAGGGCAGGGCTGGCATtagggaggatggagggaggtgCTGCGATcccagaaggcttcctggagatgTCTGTTGAAGTCATCTCCAGAGCCTTCACTGACTTGCATCTCCACCCCATGCCAGGCCCTGGGTCATAGCTAGCTTCTGGCAGAGGAGACCAGACTCTGGCATCAGTGATTTGCTCTCCTGTTATGACTCTTCTGCAAGGAACCCTCTCCTTGATCTGCCCACCTGAGAAGTGGAAGAGGTGCTTGGAGAGaattatgtctgtgtctctgtcctCTGTGGCCCTGTCACTCAATGGGCAGGACAAGGGCAGCTCTAGTTATCaggtttctctttctctgtcttgagTGACAGCACAGAGGCAGCCACAAGCTGCAGCCCTTTCTCCTACAAGCTCCATCATCCTGCATCCTGCCTGTCCCATCTCCTCCCTTCCTGAGCTGGAAAGGAGGACGAAGCCACAACCCCTGACTCATCCTGGCACCTTTGAGTTTCTGAGTCATCTGagccctgcactggcagccagaGGGGCCCACGAGATGGGGTAGGAGACTTCAGCTGTCACTGGCTGAATGCCCAAGGGCAGACCTCTTCACCCTccctctgagtctcaatttctcTGAGGGACTAAGGTGATCTCTGACCTCAGCTCTGATGTCACACTAGCTGAGAGCTCCATGATGTAGCCCCTACTCCTCCTCTGTAACTTCAGCCTTGACCTTGATACAGAAGGGAGCTCCATAAATGTCAATTCATCAATGAAAGAATTCTGTTTCAGCCTTCTCTTCCTCCACCTTTCTCCCCAGCTGGGAGCCTCCCATATAATCCCAGCCTAGCCCTGCAGCCCTGCTGCTCTGTGGCCCCTTCCCGGATGGTGGATCCAATGGGCCAGAGAATCGCATGTTACTCCTTCCTCCCTGACCAGTCAGCTCCAACTTACACCTCTGCCCTGTTCTGTGGGAGACAAGGGGGAGGCTATGTGCAGACACAGGGCAGACCAGCCAGAGAAGGAACATGAGGAGTGAATGGTCAGTGTCTGCAAGCAGGGCAGACGGGGACAAGCCTCTTATGAGAAGAATTCTGGGTCACTGGGTCTGTGACACATGTCATGAATGAGGGACAGGATGGCAGCACAGGGGCTATACTGTAAACCCTCACACCTGTTGCGGgaaaatagcttttcttcctccAGAAGCTAATCAACCAATAATTATAAATGTGGGGCATTTCAAGAATGTAAATTTGAGTCTAAATCTGGCTCAACCCTTTTCAGTGGCTCTGGGCAAGTCACATCCCCTCCAAACCTCAGTTTTGCTATCAGAGAAACAAGTATCACAACATGCACCTTCCATCTTGGAGTGAAATAGATATAATGTGATAATTAGCCattctgcggagaaggcaatggcaccccactccagtacttttgcctggaaactcccatggacagaggagcctggtaggctgcagtccatggggtcgccaagagtcggacacgactgagtgacttcactttcacttttcactttcatgcgttggagaaggaaatggcaacccactccagtgttcttgcctggagaatcccagggatgggggagcctggtgggctgtcatctatggggtcacacagagttggacacgactgaagcgacttagcagcagcagcagccattctgCATCTTGTGAGGAATGGTCATAAATGTGCCCAACCTCTCACGATGGCCTGTTTTAACTGATGACATGAGTGCTCTAGGGCCCCAAGAGAGGAGGGGAATCAAGAGCAGTGGGATTGAGAAGGGGAAGTGATAGCTTCCACCCAGGAAGAGGGAGATAGTGGCAGGTGGGCGGGGCAATGAAGGAAGGCCAGGTTTCTCACAGAGAGAAGCACCCATCCCCTGCAGGTTTCCTTTGCTGGCAATGAACCACTGCAGACCTTAGTGTCTGAAGGCAGCAAGGATTTATTAGGTCCACACTTTTGTGGGCATCTGGGTGGTTCTTCTAGGAGTTCCTGCCCTCCCACTTGCTTTGTCCTAGGACCTGCTGATCTCTTTCTCAGGATGCTCTGTCTCCTCAATTTAGTCAATCAAGGTAATCACCTTTGTCACAtcagctctgtccctccctccatcctgaatccctccCTTCCAACTCATTGTCCTGATCACTGTCAGCTACTCACGTTGTGGGTTAGCTTAGGGTGAAAGGGCCATAAGCATTAATGGATGAGTCAACTATGTCCCAAGGGGGCTGGGAGCGACTGAGGGCTCCTGCTCAGTTCACTCATGAGGAGGTAGCCGACCTGTTCTACTGTAGAGGGATAGTCTCAGAGCCTTGAGTAGGGCTGGACAACACACTCCCAAGCTCACTCACGAAACTTCTGGCAGAAAGCTTTAGCGCCCTCTTGTGGGCTTGTCCACTAGTCTGGCCATTGCCACTTACCAGACTTCTCCAGAGTAAGCCAGTCacgaaagaaagagagagactgatacagagacagagagagacagacagagaggtgGAGAGAGAGCCATTTATCTTCTGCTACCTAAACGCTGAGTCACTCACCATCAATTCTGCCTTATTCTATCAGTTGGATGCAAGGCCCTAAGTCCAAGTCACACTCAGTAGGAGGATGTGACACCTGGAGGTGATCGCTGGAGGCATCTTGCAGGTGCTGCCACAGCGACAGCCTATGAGCCCTCAGAGACTGAACTTGGCAACCCCTGTGCTGTGGATGCTGCAGGAGGCAGTCTACCTGGAGGACACAGGCTGAGATGCCCACACAGCAGGGCCCCAGGTGGGGCAAAGGTGTGAGCCCAGGTCAGAGTTGGGAATCATGGCTGTGAGCCCAGGCCTCGCTGGGATGGAGTACAAGGTGCCATCAGACTGAGGGCAACTGGATGGGGGATACGGGGTGAGAAGAGACTGGTAGAGCCAGAGGGAAAGGGATCCCCTTCATTTACCACAACCTTGGAGCCACACAAAGAGGGAGCAGAAGGCATGGTCTTAGAGGAGGGCTGCCTAGATATGTTCCTGAATAGGAATATTTTCTCTGGACTTTGTGTGACCGGAAGTGCCCTTTTGTGTGTTAAGGGCTGATACTGGGCTGTTTGTTAAGCAGTTGAGCTCCCCATGAATACAGAGAGCCAGAAGCTGCACAGCAAGGGTCCAATACCACACAGTACCTGCTCCCTGACACCCTCTCAGGGCCCCAGCCTGCCCAAAGGGACTTGCCCTTGTGAGAAGATCTCCCACCAGCACACAGGCTGACTCACACAGCCCGAGGAGCGCAGGAGCTGTCAGATGTGGTAGAGAGACTCAGAGCCTGTCAGGGTTGGACAGAGCTAGGGTCTCCTCCTGAAATCAGGCTGCCCTTTGACCTGGAACAAGTTTTCAGACATCATTTCTCACAAAAGATAAAGGGCCTACTGGGACCTAGCCTGGTGATGACAAGGGCCTAGCCTAGCCAGAATGCTGGATGGTGACAACAAGTGGGACAGAGGTCAGCCAGCACAGCTCTGCCAGCAGCCACGTGGTCCAGCCAAGCCTCACCCTCTCAGGGGAATTGGGCTTTGCTAGGGATCAGgaggaggcagagatggaaaCATGGGAGCTGCTGAGGGAGTAAAGGAGGGAGAGGACAGAGCACATGTAGGTGAGACTTCCTGGTGAAGGTCAGGGTCAAGGTGAGGTTTAGGGAACAAGAGGCTGAGGTTTATGCCATTGTGCAGCAAAGTTCTATTGAGatagaggagggcagggcagacAGCGACCCTGAGGATGCCTGGCCTTCTGTCTGGGGGGCTATTGTCAGGTTCAGGGGTTAGGAATTGACTCCCACCCCCCAGGTAGGGAGGAGCCCTGGGAGGTGCTTGAGCTGGAGCGGGTCATGGACCAGATGGAGAGGTAGTGGATGCCTCAGGCTGGGCTGAGCATCTGTCTTAGTGACCCTGCAGCAGGGCAGACCCAAGGCAGGCCTCAGCTCCCTGAGCCACTATCTAAGAACCCGTTACATGCTGGGCTCTGGATGGATGCTACACACACAGTATCTCAGTGTAACTGACAGTGACCTCTTCATGCAGATGAAGTTCATGTCTAGAATCCTGGTCCCAGTGTGAAAGCTGCCTGCGCAGGCATCCTGCTCTCACCTTGCCTACTGTGGCCTCAAATTCGGGAGAGCTGTACATTGAAAACAGCAATGGCACCAGCTGTAGCCACGGGCTAAATGAGGCTAAATCCCTAAATGAGGGCACAACCAATGCCAGCTCTTCCGTATCCCTTCTGTTTGTAAATGCCTGGAGATGGATTTAAAAGACCTGAGAAGGTTTGTGTCAATCACAAACTTAGTTTGGACTTTTCTTAGATTTATGTCTTCCCCTCACTGTCTGCCAGAGAGCTAACCTGAGTGTTTCCTTCTTCAACAAGTTGAACAGGTGCCACGAAAGTCATGTTATATCCCCAGTGAGAGAATGGATAGAAATAGATGGGCAGGAAAATTCCTTCTCTCAGCTATTTCAAAAGGGGCcctgaatagaacaaaacacCATCAAACGCTGGTCTTATCAGTAAATATCAGTTTGAAGGATCAAAAGGGCCACCTCCCTCAAATAGTGTTAAAACTGTCGGATGATCTTGTTGGAGTTGCCCTAGTTAGTGGGCATATCACCTCAACATGCTGTGGCACAGGTCCAGATTTCTGtactatttctttttcctaacCCACCATCAACTTCTCTTTGtcgttgtttagtccctaagtcatgtccaactctttgcaatgtagcccaccaggctcctttgtccatgggatccccCAGGCCGAGATACTGCacttggttgccatttccttctgcagaggatcttcttgacccagggatcaatcttgtgtcttctgcattggccagtggaatatttacccctgagccatcaggaagccatctatttgtaaaatacaacataaattacccagaaatgaagaaaacaaagaaaacgaGTTCAATCCAGTTTTAATTTATTAGTTTAATTACACATAGAACTACTGTGCCACATTGCTCTAAGGTTTCTGAGCAGTCCCCTCCAGCTCTGTACTTACCTTGTCAGGAACCAGTAACAGGCAGCTGGTGGACACAGGCAGGTCCTCAGACCACACAGGAGCCGCGCTGCCCCAGGAAGTATGGTGCTGCCTGGCTGTTGGCCTGTAAGGGGCTTGTGAGGTGGGGGGCACAGAAACCCCAGTGGACTGCTGAGCGCTGTACACGGGTCACTAGGGGCTGTATCTCAGCCCCTGATACCTGGTAGGATGAGGGGCTCTGGGAAGGGAAGGACTTTTCTGAAGTACCACAGCTGCCAAGTGGCCAATGCAGGACTGGTCTCAGCTCTCATCAGGGCTCTTCCAACCTGCCTTGAGGGAGGACCCTGGAAAATGCCTCCCAGATGCACCTTCAAGGAAGGAGGGGTGGTTTGAGCTGCAGAGCTGCCTGCACATGGGCAACTGATCCTAAGACAGACCCAGGCAGGATGTCAGCCTCGGCCACTTCAGCCCAATTCAGGGCCACTCTGATGGGCCATTTTGGTTTGCCCTTGCCCTCTGCCCAATTCCACTGTCTTCCTTCTTCATAAACTTTTCACACAGTGGGAATGCAATGAATAAAGTCATGGTCACCATTTGTGATGTTAAATGGAAATCAAGACCCCCAACTTGATATCTGTCTAACACCAGGAAATAAGATGTCTGAATTTACCAAGGAGGAGACATGACCTGCATCCATGGGACACTGATATATTCTGGGTGAGATGTATATTGGTGCTGCTGTTTTGGGAAAGCCTGATACCACTACTCTGTAGCTTGTGCAGTCATGTAGCCTTAGACCCGGCCGTCCCTCTGGCTGTTGAGACTGTGGCAGGGAGAAAGGACACAGAGGCTTAGACCAGTGAGATAATCAGTGATAATCAGAGAGGCTGGCTGTGGGGGTGGGAAGCAGCTTTCCTATGCAAGAAATACTTAAATCAACAAAGACTAGAACACGAACTTATCATAAAATGATATTCAATTGAACAGTGAACATTTCTTTTTCACAGAAACTTTTTAATGCTCAACACTAGGCACTATGCATGGGAACAGTATGTTTATTAAGTCCAAGAGAAAAGATAATTCACTGACAGAATGAAACagtcaaatatattcttttaaaatttagaagTACTTTAATTGTAGACAGATTCAGTAGAGCAGAATTCTAATCCAGATCCTCCCAAATTAAGTTCCTATCTTTCAGAGAAGTCTCTTCTTGACAGAATTGCTTTTCCTGTAATCTTAGTAGGTTCTGGAGTGACTCGCTACAGTGTTCGCTCAACCCCAACAATCACCCACGACCAGCTAAGTGGACAACCATACCACGAAGCCTCCAGGGTCACTTTACACATGTGCAGGGAACCTCTCAACACATGATTTCTGATTGTAACGAGACAGCTATCACTGAGAAGGGCAGCAATTTCATCAGACACTGACTGAAgcttatttgggagaatggtggTCTTCCTGAGAGAACTGATCCATAGCCTCTCTACTCATAGgtctttttcttctattctgaAGATGTGTATTTTCCAGTCTATATAGTAACTTCAAACTTGGCCTGAAGCTGATAAAGGAACAACCTGTTGGATAATCCCCAGCAGAGAGCCAAGGATGGAGGCTGCCATGTTGTCCCGGcccatcaaatatttttaaatgttctcaacCTCCGTTAAGCACTAAGAAACCCCTGTTAAACCCAGTGAAGTACACGAGGAACCCCAGACAGAGcactgaaagtgcagagtcctaaccagttGACTACCAGCGTAATTTATAATGACCTTGGAAAACTCTATGGCTATGTGGAGACTGCAGCAAGGGCAGGTGAGAGGAAGTCAAGTTCAGTTTTAGACAGGTTGTGCTGGAGGTGCTGAGGAGACTAGCAGAGAGGATGTCAAGTACCCACCTACAAAGTTAAGTCTGGAGCCCAGGGGAGGTCAGGCTGGAGAAGCAGTTTGAAAGATTCCAAGGCCATGAGCCTGGATAAGGTCTCTGCGGGAGAGAGggtggagagaagagggagggtcCAGGGACTGAGGGGGCAGGAGGACCCTCAAACACTTAGTCTGATGAAGGATAAGAGCCACCATGGAGACCCACGAGTAGCCAGAGGGGCAGGAGGCAAACCAGGAGAGGGTGGTGCCCACAGGCTAAGTGGTttcaaggaggagggagggaacagCTGTCTCTGAGGCTGCTGAGAGGTCAAGATGAGAGCTGAGCATTAACCACTGGATTCAGCAGTGTGGAGGCCGCTGGTGAACTTGTCAAGGGCAGTTCCACAGGACAGTGATGTCTGAagcctggaggagggaggagagattGGGAGGGGAGCGTGTTTAATGCAGATGGCTCTTTCTTGAGTTGTGCTGTGCAGGTGAGCTGAGGAACAgggcaggagatggaggagacggTGGGGCTGATGGATATTTATATGGGAGCTGGTATTGCTTATTTGTAAAGGGAACAGTGGACCTGGCACGTGAAAGGAGACTATTATTGCAGCCAAGTAGTTCTGTAAGTGAAAAGAGGGCAGGATTGCACTATATTTGCTGCTTCATTTGCTAAGTAATGGGCAAGATTTGAGCAAAGATGATCTGGCAGATAATGTATTGCCTGAGGAGTAAACTGTACTTCTCTTCTCCCATATTCAGCTAGGTTCCGACCAGGTACTTTTAAAGATTTCTCCTAAGAATCTTGTTCCTGCAATGACACCTTACGGCTGGCTGGTAACCCACCTGCATCCCCTACAAGTGCTTAGAAAACTGCTGGCAGCAATGAACCAGAGGTGTCTCAGACCACAGCAGAGCTCAGAGAAGCTTCCTGAGACAGCAGGTCAAACAGCATGGTGGAGTTCGCCCCCTTGTTTGTGCCTTGGGGACGCAGGCTGCAAACATTCGCGGTCCTGTAGCGGGTCAGCTGTTTCCTGGCCGTGGGTAAGGAGAGCTGGTTTGGAAACTGGTAACCTTGAGCATCCGTCACTTCGGTGCACACAGTGCATTGATGGGAAGAAAATACAGATCCTAAACTGTTTGCTGGCTCAGCATCCTGCTCAGA
This portion of the Bos taurus isolate L1 Dominette 01449 registration number 42190680 breed Hereford chromosome 15, ARS-UCD2.0, whole genome shotgun sequence genome encodes:
- the LOC785379 gene encoding 2-acylglycerol O-acyltransferase 2, encoding MVEFAPLCVPWKRRLQTLVVLQAVSCLVSMAILSYVVFIGLLFTRFWIISILYAVWWYLDRAKPWQGSRHIDVLRRWSVWKYMKDYFPISLVKTADLDPSRNYLVGYHPHGIATVGAFTNFCTDGTGFSSLFPGIRSHLMVLNLCFWAPVFRDYIIISGMVAADKESASHILSREGGGNLLAIVVGGVQEALDARPGGYKLVLRNRKGFIRLALMHGADLVPIFSFGENDIYDQVENSPGTWLRWFQDGLQRVTRGSILLVYGSFGLMPYRRPITTVVGKPIEVQKTPHPSQEEVDRLHQHYMTELENLFEAHKLKYNVPRDQHLEFY